TCCCCGGTCAGGTCCCGGATCGCCACGTTGGCCTGGTACATCGACATGTGCGTGAACGCACCCTTGCCCGTGATGTCGCCGATCGCCCACAGGCCGTCGACGCCGGCCACCCGCATCCGCTCGTCGACGTCGATCGCCCGGGCCGACGGGTCGCCGCCGACGGTGTCGAGGCCCACGTCCCCCAGGTTGGTACGACGACCGGCGGCCACCAGCAGGGCCTGGGCCGCGAGCGTCGTACCGTCCGCGAGGCCGATCGCGAACGCACCGTCGTGGCGCACGGAGCTGACCCCGACGCCGGCGCGCACGGAGATCCCCTCGGCCTCCAGGGCGGAGGCGACCACGGCGCTCGCCTCCGGCTCCTCGGGTCCGAGGATCCGCTCGAAGGCCTCGACGACGGTCACCTCGACGCCGAACCGCGAGAACGCCTGGGCCAGCTCGCAGCCGATCGCTCCCCCGCCCAGGACGACCAGGCTGGTCGGCAGCTCACGGAGGCGGACCGCGTCGCGGTTGGTCCAGTACGGCGTGTCGGCCAGCCCGTCGATCGGCGGGACCGCGGGCTCCGTTCCGGTGTTGAGCACCACCCCGCGTCGTACCGTCAGCTCGACGTCGCCGTCGTCGGTCGTGACCACGACCCGGCCGGGACCGGCGAGCCGGCCGGTGCCGCGCAGGAACCGGGCACCGGCATCCTCGAGCCGCTTGACCGCGACCGTGTCGTCCCAGTCGTCGGTCGCCTCGTCGCGGATCCGGTCCGCGACGGGGGTCCAGTCCGCGGTGACCTCGGTGCTCCCGCCGAGCGCGGGCACGCGCCGGGCCTCGGCGAGCGCGTCGGCCGCGCGGATCATCATCTTCGACGGGACGCACCCGAAGTAGGGACACTCGCCTCCGACGAGACGGCGGTCGACCCCGACCACGGAGAGCCCGGCCCGGGCCAGCGAGGCGGCGACGTGCTCGCCCCCCGGCCCGAGTCCGATGACGACGACATCCACCTCATCAGGCTGAGACATGTCGCCAGATTGGCACATCGGGCAAGCCGGCGGCCAGCATCAGGCATCGCTCAGACGAGCGTGGACTTGCTCCTCTGGATGGCGCCGAGGACCCCGTTGACGAAGGTCGGCGACTCGTCGGTCGACAGCTCCTGGACCAGGGCCATCGCCTCGGTCACCGCGACCGTGTCCGGCACGTCGTCGGCCCAGAGCATCTCCCAGACCCCGATCCGCAGCACGTTGCGGTCGACCGCGGGCATGCGGGCGAGGCTCCAGCCGGTGGAGAACTCGGTGAGGACCTCGTCGATCCGCTCCCGCCGCTCCGTCACGCCCTCGATGAGCGTGCGGGTGTAGGGGTTGCTCGGCGCCTCGCCCTCGGCGACGACGCGCGCGAGCGCCTCGACGCCCGTCTCGCCGCGCAGGTCGGCGGCGTACAGGACGTCGAGGGCACGCTTGCGGGCCTTGGTGCGGGCTCCCATCAGGGTGGCCACTCAGCCCTTCACACGGGAGAGGTACGAGCCGCCCTCGCGGGTGTCGACCTTGATCTTCTCGCCCTGCTCGATGAACAGCGGGACCTGGATCTCGGCGCCGGTCTCGAGCGTGGCCGGCTTGGTGCGGCCCGTGGCGGAGTCGCCGACGACGCCCGGCTCGGTGTAGGAGACGAGGAGCTCGACCGAGGCCGGCATCTCGATGAAGAGGACGCGGCCCTCGTTGGTGGCGATCACGACGTCCTGGTTCTCCAGGAGGAAGCCGGCGGCGGAGCCGACGATCTCCGGGGTGACCTCGATCTGGTCGTAGGTCTGGACGTCCATGAAGACGAAGTTCGTGCCGTCGTTGTAGAGGTACTGGAACGAGCGGCGGTCGACCGTGGCGGTCTCGACCTTGGTGCCGGCGTTGAAGGTCTTGTCGACGTTCTTGCCCGACTCGACGTGCTTGAGCTTGGTGCGGACGAAGGCCGGGCCCTTGCCGGGCTTCACGTGCTGGAACTCGACCACCTGCCAGAGCTGGCCCTCCAGGTTGAGCACCATGCCGTTCTTGAGGTCGTTCGTCGTTGCCATGCGTCAGCCTTCTTCGATGCAGATGTCAATGGGGTGCGGCCACCGCCGTCGAGACGTGGCACAGCGTCCGATCCTATCGACGGGCGCCAACGGCGGGAAATCTTCGATCAGCCGCGTAACACCCGCCCGGCCCGGCGTCATGAAGGTGTGTACGGCGACAACGGGTCGCCACGAGGGAGGACACCATGCGCAAGCTCACCCCCTACCGCGCCGCCGCGGCGGCGTTCGCGATCGTGCTCGCCACGCTCGGCGGTGCCTACGCCGTGAGCGCGGCCGGCGGCTCCGACGACCAGGACCAGAGCGTCGTCGAGGACTCCACGAGCGACAGCCCGGAGACCGACGCGACCGACGACGCGTCGGAGTCGCCGGAGGCCGAGGAGACCGACGAGACCGACGCCCCCGACGAGACCGAAGCCGACGACCCGGAGACCGACGACGCCGACGAGGCCGACGACCAGGACGAGAACGAGGGTCCCGACGACCACGGCGACCACCACGGCCGTGACCACGCCGAGGACGGCGACGACCAGGGCGAGGACGCCGACGACCACGGCGACCACCACGGCGACGACGCCGACCACGACGAGGACGGCGACCACCACGGCGACGAGTCCGAGGCCCCCGAGGTCGACGACGACTCCGGCCACGACGGCTCGGGCCACGACGGGTCCGACGACGCCACCGACGACGCGACCGACGACTCGGGCCACGACGGCTCGGGCCACGACGGATCCGACGACTGACCAGGACCGCCCGGGAGCGCGACAATGGCTCCCGGGCGATCACTCCCCACCCCTGACGAGAACGAATGCGCATGGACCGCACCCCTGACCTGAGCCTGCCGATCCCGGAGACGCCGGCCGACCCGGCCTTCATGGCCCAGCTGGCGCTCGAGGCGCGCGCCTCCGTCCCCGGGTCCGGTACGACGCCGGCCGTCGCCCCGCGCGGCTGGGCCGCTGCCGTCGCCGCGGCCGCCGCGGTCGCCGTGGTCGCGGGCGGCGCCGTGGCACTGACCGGGCTGGGGCGCGACGACGACACGGAGCCGTTGCCTGCGACGTCGATCACCCCCGGCGACGACGCGTCCACCACCGGCGGTGCGACGACCGGCGACGACGGTGACACCACCCGCCCGCCCGACGACGACGCGTCCGGTGCCGGCGCCGGCACGACCGTCCCCGGCCCGGGCACGGCCGGCGGCACCGGGGGCAGCACGGAAGGCGGCACGGAGGGCGGCACGGGCGGCGGGATGGACCACGGCCGCGGCGGCGGAGGCGACGACGCCACGCAGGACGGCGACCACCGCGGCTCCGACGACACGACCGACGACAGCCACGGCGGGCGGGGCGGTTCCGACGACGGCACGGACTCGCCCGAGGGCACCGACACGCCCGACAGCCCGGACTCGACCGACGACGGCGGCCACCACAGCGGCAGCGGCGGGGGCGACGGCTCGGGCGGGGGCAGCGACGACAGCGCGGACGGTCCCACCGGGGCCGCCTCGGCGGGGGCCTGAGACGGCGCCGCACGGTGGAGGACGAACTCATCACGCGGGCTCGGGACGGGGACCCCGACGCCTGGCGCGACCTCTACGAGAGCCTGACCGGCCGACTGCTGGTCTGGCTCGAGTCGCGTCCGTCCGGTGACGTGCTGACGGCCCCGGACGACCTGGTCGCGGAGACCTGGCTGGTGGCCGCCCGTTCGATCGCCGACTTCGAGGGCGACCGCGACGCCTTCGCCGGCTGGCTGTTCGGCATCGCCCGCAACCACGTCCGGGCGGCGCGTCGTCGTACCCTGCGGCGCGCGACGGCGCCCGTCGAGCCCGCCACCCTCGCCACCGTCATCCCGTTGCGTCCGCCGACCGAGCCGGGCTTCGCCGAGGAGGTGTCGGGTGCCGACTGGACCCGGCGGGCGCTGCTGTCACTGCCCGCGCGCGAGCGGGAGGTGCTCACCTGCACCGAGGTCGCCGGGTTGAGCAACCAGCAGACGGCGATCGCGCTGGGCATGACCCCGACCGCGGTCCGGGTGGCCCGTCACCGCGGGCTGAGCCGGTTGCGGCGCACCCTCCCCGTCGCGGGCCTCACTGCGCCGCGATGAACTCCAGCGCCTGCCGGTAGCCGTCGATGCCCTCGCCCTCGATCACCTTCGCGGCGTGCGGGGTGACGACCGAGGTGTGTCGGAACTCCTCCGGCCGCTTCGACGGGGCGCTGATGTGCACCTCGACGAGCGGCGCCGTCAGCTGCGCGCAGGCGTCGAAGATCGCGTAGGAGTAGTGCGTCCACGCGGCCGCGTTGAGCACGACCGGCCAGCCCCAGTCGGCGGCGTTGTTGAGCCAGTCGATCATCTGGCCCTCGTGGTTGGTCTGCTGGAAGCGCACCTGGAGGCCGTAGTCCTTGCCCCAGCCGGTCAGCAGCTTGGCGAGGTCGGCGTGCGTGGTGTGGCCGTAGATCTCCGGCTGCCGGCGTCCCAGCCGGTTCAGGTTCGGCCCGTTGAGGACGTAGACCTCTTGCTTGCCCATGGCTCAGGATCCTGCCAGAGCCGCGTACGCCGCCCGCAGGTCCTCCTCCGAGGGCCCGGCCAGCACGACCGGCTTCGCCAGGTCCTCGAGCACGACGAACCGCAGCTGGTTGCCGCGCGACTTCTTGTCGACGCGCATGGTGGCGAGCAGGTCGTCGAACGAGGCGTCGCTCCACGACGTCGGGAGCCCGACCCTGCCGAACGCAGCACGGTGGCGGGCGACGAGCTCCGGGGAGAGCCCGCCGGCGCGGGCGGCCAGCTCGGCGACGTACACGCAGCCGATGGCGACGGCCTCGCCGTGGCGGATGCCGTAGTCGGTGGCCTTCTCGATCGCGTGGGCCAGGGTGTGGCCGTAGTTGAGCGCCTCGCGGCCCGGGTGGCCGTCGACGCCGCCCTTCTCCTTGAGGTCGCCGGCGACGACCGCCGCCTTCACCGCGACCGACCGCTCGACGAGCTCGCGCAGCACCGGCGAGTCGGCGGTCAGGTCGGTCGGCTCGGTCTCCTCGACCAGCTCCAGGATCCGGGGGTCGGCGATGAAGCCGCACTTGATGACCTCACCGAGGCCGGCGACCAGCTCCTCGCGCGGCAGGGTCGCCAGCAGGGCCAGGTCGCAGAGCACGCCGGCGGGCTCGTGGAAGGAGCCGACGAGGTTCTTGCCCGCGGGGGTGTTGATGCCGGTCTTGCCGCCGACGGCCGCGTCGACCATGGCGAGCAGGGTCGTCGGCACGTGGACGACCGCGACGCCACGCAGCCAGGTGGCAGCGACGAACCCGCCGAGGTCGGTGGTCGCACCGCCGCCGAGGGTCACGACCGCGTCGGAGCGGGTGAATCCCTCCTCGCCGAGCCCCTCCCAGCACGCGGCGGCGACCTCCCAGTCCTTGGACTCCTCGCCGTCCGGCACCTGCAGCACGACGACCTCGTAGCCGTCGAGCAGGTCCGCCAGGGGCTCGAGCAGGTCCTCGAGCGACTCCGGGCAGACGATCGCGACGCGCTGGACACCGGCCGGCAGCAGGCCCGGCAGGCGGTCGAGGACGCCGTGGCCGACCACGACGTCGTACGGCGCCGCGGTGGCCACGGGGATGACGGTGGGTGCGCTCACGGGGTCTCCTCAAGGGCGGCGAGGGCGGCGACGACCTCGGCGGCGACGTCCTCGGGCGCCCGCCCGTCGGTGTCGACGATGAACCGGGCCAGGCCCTCGTAGATCGGGGCGCGCTCGTCGAGGAGCACCTTGACGCGGGAGCGGACATTGCCGAGCAGGAGCGGCCGGCCGACGCCGAGCCCGACCCGCTTGACCGCCTCGGCGAGGCCGACCCGGAGGAAGACCACCCGGTGGGGCTCCAGCAGCGCCTGCGTGCCGGGATCGAGGACGGCGCCGCCGCCGAGCGACAGCACCCCGTCGTGGCCGGCGAGGTGCTCGGCGACGACCTCGCGCTCGAGCGCGCGGAAGGCCTGCTCGCCGTCGTCGACGAACATCTCCTGGACGGTCTTGCCGATCCGCTGCTCGATGACGGTGTCGGTGTCGGCGAAGGGGACGCCGAGCGCGCCGGCGACGAGCTGTCCGACCGTCGTCTTGCCGGCACCCATCGTGCCGATCAGGACGGCGCGGGGAGCGGTCACCGGTAGCGGAGGTTGTCGAGGTAGGTCTGCACGTTGCGCCGGGTCTCGCCGACGGAGTCGCCGCCGAACTTCTCCAGCACGGCGTCCGCCAGCACCAGCGCGACCATCGCCTCGGCGACGATGCCGGCGGCCGGGACGGCGCACACGTCGGAGCGCTGGTGGTGCGCGACGGCCTCCTCGCCGGTGGCCAGGTCGACGGTGCGCAGCGCCCGCGGGACGGTCGCGATGGGCTTCATCGCGGCGCGGACCCGGAGGATCTCGCCCGTGGTCATGCCGCCCTCGGTGCCGCCGGAGCGCCCCGAGACGCGGCGCAGGCCCTCGTCGGTGGGGACGATCTCGTCGTGGGCGAGCGAGCCGGGCGTGGCGGCGAGCTCGAAGCCGTCGCCGACCTCGACGCCCTTGATCGCCTGGATGCCCATCAGCGCGCCGGCGAGGCGCGCGTCGAGGCGGCGGTCCCAGTGCACGTGCGAGCCGAGGCCGGCCGGGAGGCCGTGGACCACGACCTCGACGACGCCCCCGAGGGTGTCGCCGTCCTTGTGGGCCTGGTCGATCCGCTCGACCATCTGCTTCGAGCCGTCCGCGTCGAGGCAGCGCACGGGGTCCTCGTCGAGACGCGCGACGTCGTCGGGCGTCGGGACCTCGCGCGACGGCGTACGGACACCACCGATCTCCAGCACGTGGCTGACGATGCGGGCGCCGGTGGCCTGCTCGAGGAAGTTGCTGGCGACGCGGCCGAGCGCGACGCGGGCCGCGGTCTCACGCGCGGAGGCGCGCTCCAGGATCGGGCGGGCGTCGTCGAAGTCGTACTTCTGCATGCCGGCGAGGTCGGCGTGGCCCGGGCGCGGGCGGGTCAGCGGGGCGTTGCGCGCCTGCTTCTCCAGCACCTCCGGGTCGACCGGGTCGGCCGACATGACCGTCTCCCACTTGGGCCACTCGGTGTTGCCCACCTCGATCGCGACCGGTCCGCCCTGGGTGCGTCCGTGGCGGACTCCGCCGGTCAGGGTGACCTCGTCGGCCTCGAACTTCATCCGCGCCCCGCGGCCGTAGCCCAGGCGGCGACGGGCGAGCGAGTCGGAGATGTCGTCGGTCGTGACCTCGACGTGGGCCGGCAGGCCCTCGAGGATCGCGACCAGGGAGGGGCCGTGGGACTCCCCCGCAGTCAGCCAGCGCAACATGGGAGCAAGTCTCCCACGGCCCTACAGGCCGGCCAGGACCCGTCCCACGACGACGGCCACGAGCGCACCCAGCAGCAGGAACGGGCCGTAGGGCAGGTTCTCCTTCAGCGGCCCCCTCACCCCTTCGCGGCGGATCGCGTTGCCGCGCAGCCTCATCGGCACGTAGGCGAGCACGGAGAGCACCGCGGCAGCCAGCACGGAGACGAGGACGGACGCCGCGCCGAGCGGGCCGAGCGCGAGGCCGATCAGCCCGCCGAGGCGGACGTCGCCGAATGCCATGATCCGCGGGCTGATGATCCACATCAGGCCGTAGTAGCCGCCGAGCACGACCATGCCCCCGACCGCGAGGACGAGCAGCGTCGGCTTGCCCAGGGCGACGGCCCCGACGACCTCGAGCACCGCCACGACGGCGTACGACGGCAGGACGAGCCGCTTCGGGAGGTACCAGGTCACGTAGTCGATCACCGCGAGCGCGATGCACGGCGCCACGACGGCGAGCAGCCACAGCAGCGCCCACCCCCAGCCGATCGACACGCCCAGCGTGGCGCCGACCAGGGCGCCGGCGAGGCCGCACCACAGGCCGAGGCGCGGGCGTGCCGCCAGCTCGGCGAACGGGACGTGGTCGGGGAAGTCGTCCGGGTTCTCGGCCGGGTCGTGCTCGGGCTCCGGGCACCACGCGACCAGCCGCGGGACGGCGAGACCGCCCAGCAGGCCCGCGAGCGCACCGACGAGGACAGGGAGCGCGAGCATGGGGTGGACGCTATCGGGCGGCCAGGGCCGCCTCGCCCGCCTTCCGCATGGTCTCCAATGGCCCGTTGTGACCAGTGAACATCGCGAACTGGAGCACGGCCTGGTGCACGAGCAGGTCGAGACCCGACACCACTGCCTGTCCGCGCTCCTGCGCTGCGGCCGCGATCGGCGAGGGCCACGGGTCGTAGACGACCTCGAAGACCACCGCGGCGCCGCACGTCGCGGCCACCAGGGCGTCGGTCTGCGCGGCGACCGGGATCGTCGAGACCACGATCTCCCCCACCACGGCTGCCCCGTCCAGCGGCAGGACGTCGACCTCGAGCCGGGTGTCCCGGGCCAGCGCCGCCGCGGTCTCCGCCGCCCGGGCGGGCTCGCGCGCCAGCAGGCGGATCGTGCGGACGCCGAGGTCGGCGAGCGCCAGGCCGGTCGAGGCGGCCGTCGCGCCGGCGCCGATGATCGTGGCCACGCCGGCCGGCCCGTCGTAGGTCTCCCGGATCGCGGCGACCGCGCCCGGCAGGTCGGTGTTGTCGGCCGCCCACCCGTCGGCGGTGCGGACCAGGGTGTTCGCGCCGCCCGCCAGGGTGGCCCGCTCGGTGACCGTCGTCGCGAGCGCGAGCGCCTCCCGCTTCAGCGGCGCCGTGACCGACAGGCCGCGCCACTCCGGCCCCAGGCCGGCGGCGTACGACGCCAGGGTGCCCTCGGGGACCCGCACGGCGTCGTACCGCGCGGAGATGCCGAGGGCGTCGTACCCGGCGCGGTGCAGGACGGGAGACAGCGAGTGGGCGATCGGGTCGCCCACGACGCCGTACCGCGGCACCGCACGGTCGACCGGCTCAGCACTCGTCATGGGTCCGGCAGTACTCCCGCAGCCGCTCGACCGCCACGTTGTGCTCGGCGAGCGTCGTGGAGAACACCGTCGTGTCGTTCTCGTAGTCGGGGACGAAGTAGAGCCACGGCCCGTCGGCGGGGCGCAGCGCGGCCTCGATCGTCGCCTGGCCGGGCGAGCCGATCGGGCCCGGCGGCAGGCCCTCGTGCTGGTAGGTGTTGTAGAGCGAGTCGTCCTGGCGCTCCTCGGCCGTGGTCCAGACGTCGCCCTTGCGCTTGCTGACGTAGGACACGGTCGAGTCGAGCTGCAGCCGCATCCCGTCGTCGAGGCGGTTGTAGATCACCCGGGCGACCTTCGGGTAGTCCGGCTCGCGGTTGGCCTCGTACTCGAGGATGCTCGCGACCGTGATCACCTCGTGCGGGGTGAGGCCGAGCTGCTTCGCCCGGCCGGCGATCCCGAGGTCCTTCTCGACGGCCGCGGTCTTGGCCACCATCTGGCTGAGCAGGCTCTTGGGCGTCGTGCTGTCGGTGATCTCGTAGGTCGCCGGGTAGAGGTAGCCCTCGGGGTTGCCGGCCGCCTCGGCCGGCAGGCCGATCGTCGCCGGGCTGGCGAGCAGCTTGGTCAGCTGCGGCTTGGTGAAGTCGGTCTTCTCGACGATGGTGGCGACGACGTCGCGCACCCGTGCGCCCTCGGGGATCGTGACCGTGTTGCCGGCGCCCGCGTTGGCCGGGTCGGCGAGATAGGCGACCGCGTCGGACGCCTTCATCTGCTTCCTCATCGTGTACGTCGCCGCCTGGATGCGCTGCGAGTCGGCATTGGCCTTCGCAGCGTCCACGAACGCCTCCGACGAGGCGACGACGTCGAGCTCCTCGAGCTCCTCACCCATCGACTGGACGCTCTGGCCCGGGTCGATGACCACGGTCACCTCGCCCTTGCCCGGGCCCGGGTAGTCCTCGGGATCGGCGAACAGGCGGTCCCAGGCCGGCCGGACGACGTACACGAAGGCGAGGGCGAGCGCCGCGGCGAAGACGGCGAAGACGAGGAGGATGCGCAGGCCGCCCGAGCGACGCTTCGGTGCGCGCCGGCGCCCTGGCTCGATGTCCGGAAGGACCGACTCAGTCATGCGTCTCCCTCGTCCCTGTCCTGCTCGTCGGGGGTCACCAGCTCGCCGGGGGGTTGGCCGGTGGCGCGCTCGGAGTCGAGCGCCTGCTGCAGGATCACGACGGCCGCCACCTGGTCCACCACGGCTCGTCGCTTCGCACCCTTGCGCTGGTCGCGCAGCATAGCCTCCGCGGTCACGGTGGTGAGCCGCTCGTCGACGAGTCGCACCGGGACGGGCGCGATCCGCCGCGCCAGCCGCACGGCGAACTCGCGGGTCTTCACCGCCGCCGGCCCCTCGGTCCCCGACAGCGAGCGGGGCAGGCCCAGGACGACCTCGACCGCCTCCTCCGCCGTCGCGATCTGGTGGATGCGGCGCAGGTCGCCCTTGCCCCGTCGTACCGTCTCGACAGGGGTGGCGAGCATGCCCGACGGGTCGCTGCGGGCGACGCCGATCCGGGCGTCACCCGGGTCGACGCCGAGCCGGACGCCGAAGCGCATCAGGCCTGTGCCACCGCCGCGGTGACCGCCGCGAGCGCCTCGTCGATGCGGGTGACGTCGGTGCCGCCGCCCTGCGCCATGTCGGCCTTGCCGCCGCCCTTGCCGTCGAGGAAGGGCGCGGCCGCCCGGACCAGGTCGCCGGCCGCGAGGCCGCGGGCCTGGGCCGCGTCGTTGAGGGCCGCCACGATGGAGGCCTTGCCGTCCGCCGCGCCGATGAGTACGACGACCGCCGGCGTGTCGCCCGCGAGGCGGCCGCGCACGTCGGTGGCGAGCGTGCGGACGTCGCCGCCGGCCGCGCCGTCGAGGCGCTGCGCCACGAGCCGGACGCCGTTGACGTCGACGGCACCCCCGGCGAGGGCCGCTCCACCGGACAGCAGCTGCGCGAGACGGATCTTCTCGATCTCCTTCTCGGTCTGCTTGAGCCGCTCCACGAGGTCGCCGACCCGGCCGACGAGGTCGCCGGGCTGCGTCTTGAGCAGGGTGGAGAGCTGGCCGACGACATCGCGCTCGCGGGCGAGATAGGAGAAGCCCTCGACACCGGTGAGCGCCTCGATGCGGCGGTTGCCGGAGCCGACACTCGCCTCGCCGGTCACGACGATCGTGCCGATCTGGCTGGAGTGGTCGACGTGGGTGCCACCGCAGAGCTCGCGGGACCAGGGGCCGCCGATCTCGACGACGCGGACCTTCGTGTCGTCGTAGGTCTCACCGAAGAGCGCCAGCGCTCCCCAGTCCTTGGCCTCGCTGAGCGTCATGT
Above is a genomic segment from Nocardioides aromaticivorans containing:
- a CDS encoding dihydrolipoyl dehydrogenase family protein, with the translated sequence MSQPDEVDVVVIGLGPGGEHVAASLARAGLSVVGVDRRLVGGECPYFGCVPSKMMIRAADALAEARRVPALGGSTEVTADWTPVADRIRDEATDDWDDTVAVKRLEDAGARFLRGTGRLAGPGRVVVTTDDGDVELTVRRGVVLNTGTEPAVPPIDGLADTPYWTNRDAVRLRELPTSLVVLGGGAIGCELAQAFSRFGVEVTVVEAFERILGPEEPEASAVVASALEAEGISVRAGVGVSSVRHDGAFAIGLADGTTLAAQALLVAAGRRTNLGDVGLDTVGGDPSARAIDVDERMRVAGVDGLWAIGDITGKGAFTHMSMYQANVAIRDLTGEDGPWADYRAVSRATFTDPEVGSVGMTEKQARDAGLNVGVGISKLQESSRGWLHKVGNEGVIKVVADLDRDVLVGATAVGPSGGEIIGMLVTAIHAEVPLATLRGMHFAYPTFHRAIETALGDIS
- the nusB gene encoding transcription antitermination factor NusB, which produces MATLMGARTKARKRALDVLYAADLRGETGVEALARVVAEGEAPSNPYTRTLIEGVTERRERIDEVLTEFSTGWSLARMPAVDRNVLRIGVWEMLWADDVPDTVAVTEAMALVQELSTDESPTFVNGVLGAIQRSKSTLV
- the efp gene encoding elongation factor P, coding for MATTNDLKNGMVLNLEGQLWQVVEFQHVKPGKGPAFVRTKLKHVESGKNVDKTFNAGTKVETATVDRRSFQYLYNDGTNFVFMDVQTYDQIEVTPEIVGSAAGFLLENQDVVIATNEGRVLFIEMPASVELLVSYTEPGVVGDSATGRTKPATLETGAEIQVPLFIEQGEKIKVDTREGGSYLSRVKG
- a CDS encoding RNA polymerase sigma factor, with amino-acid sequence MEDELITRARDGDPDAWRDLYESLTGRLLVWLESRPSGDVLTAPDDLVAETWLVAARSIADFEGDRDAFAGWLFGIARNHVRAARRRTLRRATAPVEPATLATVIPLRPPTEPGFAEEVSGADWTRRALLSLPAREREVLTCTEVAGLSNQQTAIALGMTPTAVRVARHRGLSRLRRTLPVAGLTAPR
- a CDS encoding type II 3-dehydroquinate dehydratase, producing MGKQEVYVLNGPNLNRLGRRQPEIYGHTTHADLAKLLTGWGKDYGLQVRFQQTNHEGQMIDWLNNAADWGWPVVLNAAAWTHYSYAIFDACAQLTAPLVEVHISAPSKRPEEFRHTSVVTPHAAKVIEGEGIDGYRQALEFIAAQ
- the aroB gene encoding 3-dehydroquinate synthase, which encodes MSAPTVIPVATAAPYDVVVGHGVLDRLPGLLPAGVQRVAIVCPESLEDLLEPLADLLDGYEVVVLQVPDGEESKDWEVAAACWEGLGEEGFTRSDAVVTLGGGATTDLGGFVAATWLRGVAVVHVPTTLLAMVDAAVGGKTGINTPAGKNLVGSFHEPAGVLCDLALLATLPREELVAGLGEVIKCGFIADPRILELVEETEPTDLTADSPVLRELVERSVAVKAAVVAGDLKEKGGVDGHPGREALNYGHTLAHAIEKATDYGIRHGEAVAIGCVYVAELAARAGGLSPELVARHRAAFGRVGLPTSWSDASFDDLLATMRVDKKSRGNQLRFVVLEDLAKPVVLAGPSEEDLRAAYAALAGS
- a CDS encoding shikimate kinase, which encodes MTAPRAVLIGTMGAGKTTVGQLVAGALGVPFADTDTVIEQRIGKTVQEMFVDDGEQAFRALEREVVAEHLAGHDGVLSLGGGAVLDPGTQALLEPHRVVFLRVGLAEAVKRVGLGVGRPLLLGNVRSRVKVLLDERAPIYEGLARFIVDTDGRAPEDVAAEVVAALAALEETP
- the aroC gene encoding chorismate synthase, coding for MLRWLTAGESHGPSLVAILEGLPAHVEVTTDDISDSLARRRLGYGRGARMKFEADEVTLTGGVRHGRTQGGPVAIEVGNTEWPKWETVMSADPVDPEVLEKQARNAPLTRPRPGHADLAGMQKYDFDDARPILERASARETAARVALGRVASNFLEQATGARIVSHVLEIGGVRTPSREVPTPDDVARLDEDPVRCLDADGSKQMVERIDQAHKDGDTLGGVVEVVVHGLPAGLGSHVHWDRRLDARLAGALMGIQAIKGVEVGDGFELAATPGSLAHDEIVPTDEGLRRVSGRSGGTEGGMTTGEILRVRAAMKPIATVPRALRTVDLATGEEAVAHHQRSDVCAVPAAGIVAEAMVALVLADAVLEKFGGDSVGETRRNVQTYLDNLRYR
- a CDS encoding prepilin peptidase, producing the protein MLALPVLVGALAGLLGGLAVPRLVAWCPEPEHDPAENPDDFPDHVPFAELAARPRLGLWCGLAGALVGATLGVSIGWGWALLWLLAVVAPCIALAVIDYVTWYLPKRLVLPSYAVVAVLEVVGAVALGKPTLLVLAVGGMVVLGGYYGLMWIISPRIMAFGDVRLGGLIGLALGPLGAASVLVSVLAAAVLSVLAYVPMRLRGNAIRREGVRGPLKENLPYGPFLLLGALVAVVVGRVLAGL
- a CDS encoding shikimate dehydrogenase, which translates into the protein MTSAEPVDRAVPRYGVVGDPIAHSLSPVLHRAGYDALGISARYDAVRVPEGTLASYAAGLGPEWRGLSVTAPLKREALALATTVTERATLAGGANTLVRTADGWAADNTDLPGAVAAIRETYDGPAGVATIIGAGATAASTGLALADLGVRTIRLLAREPARAAETAAALARDTRLEVDVLPLDGAAVVGEIVVSTIPVAAQTDALVAATCGAAVVFEVVYDPWPSPIAAAAQERGQAVVSGLDLLVHQAVLQFAMFTGHNGPLETMRKAGEAALAAR
- the mltG gene encoding endolytic transglycosylase MltG, yielding MTESVLPDIEPGRRRAPKRRSGGLRILLVFAVFAAALALAFVYVVRPAWDRLFADPEDYPGPGKGEVTVVIDPGQSVQSMGEELEELDVVASSEAFVDAAKANADSQRIQAATYTMRKQMKASDAVAYLADPANAGAGNTVTIPEGARVRDVVATIVEKTDFTKPQLTKLLASPATIGLPAEAAGNPEGYLYPATYEITDSTTPKSLLSQMVAKTAAVEKDLGIAGRAKQLGLTPHEVITVASILEYEANREPDYPKVARVIYNRLDDGMRLQLDSTVSYVSKRKGDVWTTAEERQDDSLYNTYQHEGLPPGPIGSPGQATIEAALRPADGPWLYFVPDYENDTTVFSTTLAEHNVAVERLREYCRTHDEC
- the ruvX gene encoding Holliday junction resolvase RuvX encodes the protein MRFGVRLGVDPGDARIGVARSDPSGMLATPVETVRRGKGDLRRIHQIATAEEAVEVVLGLPRSLSGTEGPAAVKTREFAVRLARRIAPVPVRLVDERLTTVTAEAMLRDQRKGAKRRAVVDQVAAVVILQQALDSERATGQPPGELVTPDEQDRDEGDA